In a genomic window of Thermosynechococcus sp. CL-1:
- a CDS encoding glycosyltransferase family A protein — translation MSSTPLLPTFSIILETENLANADMAGLHCALQSLASQDLPPTAANEVLLLETGDAPQAYLAQLAEAYPWLTFCAVPKALGYYEVKMWAAEKATGEVIVYCDSDCCYERSWLQRMVMSFTANEQIQVLAGETAIRECIWRQRQARASHAPPNGLWHFYWRFLLIGHDDYWQQRLLGKPSQRPRVQDHQGWRGKLKIFGQRLRRMVRHDPKHILFLPSSPTIC, via the coding sequence ATGTCCTCCACGCCACTTCTGCCCACCTTCTCCATCATCTTGGAAACTGAGAACTTGGCAAATGCGGATATGGCTGGACTCCACTGTGCCCTCCAGTCCCTTGCTAGCCAGGATTTACCCCCCACTGCCGCCAATGAAGTCCTGCTCTTGGAAACAGGGGATGCTCCCCAAGCGTATCTTGCGCAACTGGCCGAGGCCTACCCTTGGCTGACGTTTTGTGCCGTGCCCAAGGCGCTTGGCTACTACGAGGTGAAAATGTGGGCAGCGGAGAAAGCAACGGGTGAGGTGATTGTGTATTGTGATTCGGACTGTTGCTATGAGCGCAGTTGGTTGCAAAGGATGGTGATGAGCTTTACAGCCAATGAACAGATTCAAGTGCTGGCTGGGGAAACTGCGATTCGGGAGTGTATTTGGCGTCAACGCCAAGCCCGTGCGAGTCATGCTCCCCCCAATGGCCTCTGGCACTTCTACTGGCGATTTTTGCTCATTGGCCACGATGACTACTGGCAGCAGCGCTTGTTAGGAAAGCCCTCCCAAAGGCCACGGGTGCAAGATCATCAGGGCTGGCGGGGCAAGTTGAAAATTTTTGGCCAGCGGTTGCGGCGGATGGTTCGCCATGATCCAAAGCATATACTGTTCCTGCCCTCAAGCCCCACTATCTGCTGA
- the hemL gene encoding glutamate-1-semialdehyde 2,1-aminomutase produces the protein MPGGVSSPVRAFKSVGGQPIVFDHVKGAHIWDVDGNQYIDYVGSWGPAIVGHAHPEVIDALHTALEKGTSFGAPCVLENILAEMVIAAVPSVEMVRFVNSGTEACMAVLRLMRAYTQREKVIKFEGCYHGHADMFLVKAGSGVATLGLPDSPGVPKATTAATLTAPYNDLEAVSRLFEQYPNDIAGVILEPVVGNAGFIPPDAGFLEGLRELTKQYGALLVFDEVMTGFRIAYGGAQEKFGVTPDLTTLGKVIGGGLPVGAYGGRADIMKMVAPAGPVYQAGTLSGNPLAMTAGIKTLEILSRPGSYDQLDRITGKLIQGLLEAAREFGHEVCGGHISGMFGLFFTAGPVTNYEQAKQSDLKKFAAFHRGMLEQGIYLAPSQFEAGFTSLAHTEADIERTIAAARTVLSQL, from the coding sequence ATGCCCGGTGGCGTCAGTTCACCCGTGCGTGCCTTCAAGTCCGTCGGCGGCCAGCCCATTGTCTTTGATCACGTCAAGGGTGCCCACATTTGGGATGTGGACGGCAACCAATACATTGACTATGTGGGGTCTTGGGGACCCGCGATCGTCGGCCATGCCCATCCCGAAGTCATTGATGCTCTCCATACCGCCCTTGAAAAGGGAACCAGCTTTGGCGCCCCCTGCGTGCTTGAGAATATCTTGGCGGAAATGGTGATTGCCGCTGTCCCTAGTGTCGAGATGGTGCGCTTTGTGAATTCTGGCACCGAAGCCTGTATGGCAGTGCTGCGGCTCATGCGTGCCTATACCCAGCGGGAAAAGGTGATCAAGTTTGAAGGCTGCTACCACGGTCATGCCGATATGTTCTTGGTCAAAGCAGGGTCAGGAGTCGCTACATTGGGCTTACCCGATTCTCCCGGCGTGCCGAAAGCAACCACCGCCGCCACATTAACCGCACCCTACAACGATCTCGAAGCGGTTAGTCGCCTCTTTGAACAGTATCCCAATGACATTGCGGGGGTGATCCTTGAACCTGTGGTCGGCAATGCTGGCTTTATTCCGCCAGATGCTGGCTTTCTCGAAGGGCTGCGGGAGCTGACGAAACAGTACGGTGCCCTCTTGGTCTTCGATGAAGTGATGACTGGCTTTCGCATTGCCTATGGCGGTGCTCAGGAAAAATTTGGTGTGACACCAGACCTCACCACCCTCGGAAAAGTGATTGGCGGTGGCCTACCAGTGGGTGCCTATGGCGGTCGCGCTGACATTATGAAGATGGTGGCACCGGCAGGACCGGTGTATCAAGCGGGTACCCTCTCTGGGAATCCCTTGGCAATGACAGCGGGCATTAAAACCTTGGAAATTCTCAGCCGCCCCGGTAGCTATGACCAACTGGATCGGATCACAGGCAAGCTGATCCAAGGACTGTTAGAGGCCGCACGGGAATTTGGCCATGAGGTGTGTGGTGGGCACATCAGTGGCATGTTTGGTCTCTTTTTCACCGCTGGTCCGGTGACGAACTATGAGCAAGCCAAGCAGTCCGATTTGAAAAAGTTTGCGGCCTTCCACCGGGGTATGTTGGAGCAGGGGATTTACCTTGCGCCATCCCAGTTTGAAGCGGGCTTTACTTCCCTTGCCCATACAGAGGCGGATATTGAGCGCACCATTGCGGCAGCGCGGACAGTGCTGAGTCAGCTTTGA
- a CDS encoding HAMP domain-containing sensor histidine kinase produces MNSLSLASFTEPAMTVGAGLSLSEVCQRWQETLPETIVIVDEGQKPLGVVQGWRLALSLEREGTLADLAVGSVTASWRSPVMVVPATWTLLQFQGWLRSQVQMPAYIAVVDAQGCFLGLLDQQRLLYRWACQPPLPWLEVIEELPLPVQIQNAQGRVVWQNRAWSEHLTDFLPLVQPKFEGMNCQALEARSRSGPFGRSLWQVCSFPLNLTSLDWEKAESGVAVASDRYWLFFAQRRQESDPTTPTRLHQLRLHQQKRLLLSLGHELKNPLTAILSLTQLLWQHPLPEQQDYLALIQRSGWQMNRLIQAWQDYTRALWRELELQWETVELAGLWLRSQELAEHLYNLTPLGWQWQWHIDQPLSHVYLYGDALRLRQILAHLLGWLMLFPSDRYGLRLSRWQNWLALQLWEEGHGIPLKDHDRLLHECLEDYAEVTMGLMLARQLCRLHNGELSFIAQADDSSEWTVLLPFAEELPPELPTTAQLILLVSNDATWIMDTTSALRRNHYGYVVARHPLEALDKLEQLQPTAIVVRPASSLILADVVESLATSSFTATVPLIILSDEATPLGLTGFVQRLPLSSHPSLLIDVLDRWCFPRLVAPVEESTFERPLLNQTVLRLGLLHDISLPHLRLLEAEDLEQADLLVEIWQPDVLIWDLPADAVAHLENHPKLRKLPMITLAEDSSRAIHQLGDVMVFPCLNLADLMDVVLLAATVKAQS; encoded by the coding sequence ATGAATTCCCTCTCCCTAGCCAGCTTTACTGAACCTGCAATGACGGTGGGGGCAGGTTTGTCTCTCAGCGAGGTGTGCCAGCGTTGGCAAGAAACCCTCCCAGAGACGATCGTCATTGTGGATGAGGGGCAAAAACCCTTGGGAGTGGTGCAGGGCTGGCGGTTGGCGTTGAGTTTGGAGCGGGAAGGGACGTTAGCCGACTTGGCGGTGGGGAGTGTGACGGCTTCTTGGCGATCGCCCGTGATGGTGGTACCCGCAACGTGGACACTATTGCAGTTTCAGGGGTGGTTGCGCAGCCAAGTCCAGATGCCAGCCTATATTGCGGTTGTGGATGCACAGGGTTGTTTTTTGGGACTGCTGGATCAGCAACGCTTGCTCTATCGCTGGGCGTGCCAGCCCCCTTTGCCTTGGCTGGAGGTGATTGAAGAATTGCCTTTGCCGGTACAAATTCAAAACGCCCAAGGGAGAGTCGTTTGGCAAAATCGCGCTTGGTCAGAACACTTAACTGATTTCTTGCCACTGGTGCAGCCTAAATTTGAAGGCATGAATTGTCAGGCACTAGAGGCGCGATCGCGTAGCGGGCCCTTCGGGCGATCGCTCTGGCAGGTGTGTTCGTTTCCCTTGAATTTAACGTCGTTGGACTGGGAGAAGGCAGAAAGCGGTGTCGCGGTGGCGAGCGATCGCTATTGGTTATTTTTTGCCCAACGGCGGCAGGAGTCAGATCCGACGACCCCCACCCGCTTGCACCAACTGCGCCTCCATCAGCAAAAGCGCCTCCTCCTGAGCTTGGGGCATGAACTCAAAAATCCCCTAACGGCGATTCTCAGCCTCACCCAACTTTTGTGGCAGCACCCTCTACCAGAGCAACAGGACTACCTTGCCCTGATCCAGCGTAGCGGTTGGCAAATGAATCGCCTCATTCAGGCGTGGCAGGACTACACCCGTGCCCTTTGGCGAGAGTTGGAATTGCAATGGGAAACCGTAGAATTGGCGGGTTTGTGGTTGCGATCGCAGGAGTTGGCGGAGCATCTCTACAATCTAACCCCGCTAGGTTGGCAGTGGCAGTGGCACATTGATCAGCCCTTGAGCCATGTGTACCTCTACGGCGATGCTCTGCGGCTACGGCAGATTCTTGCCCATCTCTTGGGGTGGCTGATGCTCTTTCCCAGCGATCGCTATGGACTGCGCTTGAGTCGCTGGCAAAATTGGCTGGCGCTGCAACTGTGGGAAGAGGGACATGGCATTCCCCTCAAGGATCACGATCGCCTGCTGCACGAATGCCTCGAGGACTATGCCGAAGTCACCATGGGGCTGATGCTCGCCCGCCAACTCTGTCGTCTCCACAATGGTGAGCTTTCCTTTATTGCCCAAGCTGACGACTCCAGTGAGTGGACAGTGCTACTGCCCTTTGCTGAGGAACTTCCCCCTGAGTTACCCACTACGGCTCAATTGATCCTTTTGGTGAGTAATGATGCCACGTGGATCATGGACACGACTTCCGCATTGCGGCGCAATCACTACGGCTATGTGGTCGCTCGCCATCCCCTTGAAGCGCTGGATAAGCTGGAGCAACTGCAACCCACGGCCATTGTCGTCCGCCCCGCCAGTAGTCTCATTCTGGCTGATGTGGTTGAAAGTCTGGCCACCAGCTCCTTCACGGCCACTGTTCCGTTGATCATCCTCTCCGATGAAGCCACTCCCTTGGGCTTGACCGGTTTTGTACAACGGCTGCCCTTGAGTAGTCATCCCAGCCTGCTGATTGATGTCCTCGATCGCTGGTGTTTCCCGCGATTGGTTGCTCCAGTGGAAGAATCGACTTTTGAGCGTCCCCTCCTCAATCAAACGGTACTCCGCCTCGGCCTCCTCCATGACATTAGCCTGCCCCACCTGCGGCTCCTCGAAGCAGAAGACCTTGAACAGGCCGATCTCTTGGTGGAGATTTGGCAACCCGATGTTCTGATTTGGGATTTGCCCGCTGACGCGGTCGCCCATCTGGAGAATCATCCCAAACTGCGAAAACTCCCCATGATTACCTTGGCCGAAGATAGCAGCCGAGCCATTCATCAATTGGGGGATGTCATGGTCTTTCCCTGCCTCAACCTTGCGGACTTAATGGATGTGGTGCTCCTTGCCGCGACGGTGAAAGCTCAAAGCTGA
- a CDS encoding circadian clock protein KaiA, which yields MAQSTALTICGLVYSPAIGQELVRLHNSDIDELVYFSNEREFCSYLEQRRNNVACLILEWGEGTPQIITYLHHSATLLPAIIVFPAGTSPVPPGPHYHIAEIILTADNLHQLNHQIEEAITGFVKLCPGCAVPPHVMFRMPALKESSNVDPQHRLSQKLKERLGYLGVYYKRDTEFFFRRMSTADKRKLLDELRSIYRTIILEYFNTDAKVNEHIDEFVSKAFFADISVSQVLEIHVELMDNFSKQLKLEGRSEDILLDYRLTLIDVIAHLCEMYRRSIPREV from the coding sequence GTGGCGCAGTCAACCGCACTAACAATCTGTGGCTTAGTTTACTCGCCCGCTATTGGCCAAGAATTAGTCCGTTTGCACAACTCCGACATCGATGAACTGGTTTACTTTTCCAACGAGAGAGAGTTTTGCAGCTATTTAGAGCAGCGGCGCAATAATGTCGCTTGTTTAATTTTAGAATGGGGAGAGGGTACGCCGCAAATCATTACCTATCTTCACCACAGCGCCACACTCCTGCCCGCGATCATTGTCTTTCCTGCCGGCACCTCACCCGTTCCGCCGGGGCCGCACTACCACATTGCTGAAATCATTCTTACCGCTGACAACCTCCACCAGCTCAACCACCAAATTGAGGAAGCCATTACGGGATTTGTCAAACTCTGTCCGGGCTGTGCGGTGCCGCCCCATGTCATGTTTCGCATGCCAGCTCTGAAAGAAAGTAGTAATGTCGATCCGCAGCATCGTCTTTCCCAAAAATTGAAGGAGCGGCTCGGCTACCTAGGGGTCTATTACAAGCGAGACACGGAATTTTTCTTCCGCCGTATGTCCACTGCCGATAAACGCAAGCTGCTGGACGAATTGCGCTCAATTTATCGTACCATTATCCTTGAATACTTTAACACCGATGCCAAAGTTAATGAGCATATTGACGAGTTTGTTAGTAAAGCGTTCTTCGCGGATATTTCTGTTTCCCAAGTGCTAGAGATTCACGTCGAACTCATGGATAACTTTTCCAAGCAACTCAAACTCGAAGGTCGTAGTGAGGACATTTTGCTCGATTATCGCCTGACCCTCATTGATGTCATTGCCCATCTGTGCGAAATGTACCGTCGCTCAATTCCGCGTGAGGTGTAG
- the kaiB gene encoding circadian clock protein KaiB: protein MAPLRKTYVLKLYVAGNTANSVRALKTLNNILEKEFKGVYALKVIDVLKNPQLAEEDKILATPTLAKVLPPPVRRIIGDLSNREKVLIGLDLLYEEIGEPADDDLSLE, encoded by the coding sequence ATGGCCCCACTGCGGAAAACCTACGTTCTCAAGCTCTATGTGGCTGGCAACACCGCCAACTCCGTGCGTGCCCTCAAGACCCTCAATAATATTCTTGAAAAGGAATTTAAGGGGGTTTATGCCCTCAAAGTCATTGATGTCCTAAAAAATCCGCAACTAGCGGAGGAGGATAAAATTCTAGCAACTCCAACCCTTGCCAAAGTTTTGCCCCCACCGGTGCGCCGCATCATTGGTGATCTGTCCAACCGAGAGAAGGTGCTCATTGGCTTGGACTTGCTGTATGAAGAAATTGGCGAGCCAGCGGATGATGATCTCAGCTTGGAATAG
- the kaiC gene encoding circadian clock protein KaiC — MTNLPESQFSTTGQSPAEVKKIPTMIEGFDDISHGGLPQGRTTLVSGTSGTGKTLFAVQFLYNGITIFNEPGIFVTFEESPQDIIKNALSFGWNLQSLIDQGKLFILDASPDPDGQEVAGDFDLSALIERIQYAIRKYKATRVSIDSVTAVFQQYDAASVVRREIFRLAFRLKQLGVTTIMTTERVDEYGPVARFGVEEFVSDNVVILRNVLEGERRRRTVEILKLRGTTHMKGEYPFTINNGINIFPLGAMRLTQRSSNVRVSSGVKTLDEMCGGGFFKDSIILATGATGTGKTLLVSKFLETGCQQGERALLFAYEESRAQLSRNASSWGIDFEELERRDLLRIIRAYPESAGLEDHLQIIKSEIADFKPSRVAIDSLSALARGVSNNAFRQFVIGVTGFAKQEEITGFFTNTTDQFMGSNSITESHISTITDTILLLQYVEIRGEMSRAINVFKMRGSWHDKGIREYVITEKGAEIRDSFRNFEGIISGTPTRIAVDEKTELARIAKGMQDLENQ; from the coding sequence ATGACGAACCTACCTGAAAGTCAGTTCAGTACAACTGGGCAATCCCCTGCGGAAGTCAAGAAAATCCCAACAATGATTGAGGGATTTGACGACATCAGCCATGGGGGACTTCCCCAGGGACGCACCACCTTAGTCAGTGGCACCTCTGGCACAGGGAAGACCCTTTTTGCAGTTCAGTTTCTCTACAATGGCATTACGATTTTTAATGAGCCGGGTATATTTGTTACATTTGAAGAGTCTCCCCAAGACATTATTAAAAATGCCCTGAGCTTTGGCTGGAATCTGCAAAGCCTCATTGATCAAGGTAAGCTCTTTATCCTCGATGCTTCCCCAGATCCCGATGGTCAGGAGGTGGCTGGGGATTTTGACTTATCTGCTCTGATTGAGCGCATTCAATACGCAATTCGCAAATACAAAGCGACACGCGTCTCAATTGATTCCGTAACAGCCGTTTTTCAGCAGTACGATGCCGCCTCGGTGGTACGGCGAGAAATTTTTCGCTTGGCGTTTCGTCTGAAGCAACTGGGCGTGACCACCATTATGACCACGGAGCGGGTAGATGAATATGGACCAGTGGCGCGTTTTGGGGTGGAAGAATTTGTCTCCGACAACGTGGTGATTTTGCGTAATGTGCTGGAGGGGGAACGGCGGCGGCGCACTGTAGAAATTCTCAAGCTGCGGGGCACCACCCACATGAAGGGGGAATATCCCTTTACGATCAACAACGGCATCAATATCTTCCCCTTGGGAGCCATGCGTCTTACCCAGCGCTCCTCCAATGTGCGGGTGTCTTCGGGGGTCAAGACCCTCGACGAGATGTGTGGCGGCGGCTTCTTCAAGGATTCCATTATTTTGGCCACGGGGGCAACGGGTACGGGCAAGACCCTGTTGGTGAGCAAGTTCTTGGAGACAGGCTGCCAGCAGGGGGAACGAGCCTTGCTGTTTGCCTATGAAGAGTCAAGAGCGCAGTTGTCTCGCAATGCCTCCTCTTGGGGAATTGATTTTGAGGAGCTAGAACGGCGAGATCTGTTGCGGATTATTCGTGCCTACCCTGAGTCTGCGGGACTAGAGGATCACCTACAGATTATTAAATCCGAGATTGCTGACTTTAAGCCCTCACGGGTGGCCATTGACTCCCTTTCTGCTTTGGCGCGGGGGGTAAGCAACAATGCCTTCCGTCAGTTTGTGATTGGGGTTACTGGATTTGCTAAGCAGGAGGAGATCACCGGTTTTTTCACCAATACGACCGATCAGTTTATGGGCTCTAACTCCATTACCGAGTCCCATATTTCCACGATCACAGATACGATTTTGCTGCTGCAGTATGTGGAAATTCGCGGTGAAATGTCCCGGGCAATTAACGTCTTTAAGATGCGGGGTTCGTGGCACGACAAGGGCATTCGCGAGTATGTCATCACAGAAAAGGGCGCCGAGATCCGCGATTCGTTCCGTAACTTTGAGGGGATTATCAGCGGTACCCCAACCCGTATTGCGGTGGATGAAAAAACAGAGTTGGCACGGATTGCCAAGGGAATGCAGGATCTAGAGAACCAGTAG
- a CDS encoding NAD(+) kinase — MQLNQVIVVHKAGDRQSKEWADRASRQLQQRGANVLVGPSGPKDNPYPVFMASVTEPIDLAIVLGGDGTSLAAARHLAAAGVPILAVNVGGHLGFLTEPLELFRDMEAVWDRLERDEYAMQQRMMLQAQVFEGSKLHPEVVGDRYYALNEMCIKPASADRMITAILEMEIDGDVVDQYQGDGLLVATPTGSTCYTVAANGPILHPGMEALVVTPICPLSLSSRPIVLPARSSVSIWPLDDHSLNTKLWMDGVLATSIWPGQRVQVTMADCQARFIILRDHYSFYQTLREKLAWAGARIPYHNNHRN, encoded by the coding sequence ATGCAGCTCAACCAAGTCATTGTGGTGCACAAGGCCGGCGATCGCCAGAGCAAGGAATGGGCGGATCGCGCCTCCCGTCAATTGCAACAGCGTGGCGCCAATGTGCTTGTGGGGCCGAGTGGACCTAAGGACAACCCCTACCCCGTCTTTATGGCCTCGGTAACAGAGCCCATAGATCTGGCCATTGTTCTGGGGGGAGATGGCACTTCCTTGGCGGCGGCACGGCATCTGGCTGCGGCGGGGGTTCCGATTCTGGCGGTCAATGTGGGGGGGCATTTGGGGTTTTTGACGGAACCATTAGAGCTGTTTCGCGATATGGAGGCGGTTTGGGATCGCCTTGAGCGGGATGAGTACGCCATGCAACAGCGAATGATGCTGCAAGCCCAAGTGTTTGAGGGATCAAAATTGCATCCTGAAGTGGTGGGCGATCGCTACTATGCTCTGAATGAAATGTGCATTAAGCCGGCATCTGCCGATCGCATGATCACCGCCATCCTCGAAATGGAAATTGATGGCGATGTGGTGGATCAGTACCAAGGGGATGGGTTGCTGGTGGCCACCCCCACCGGCTCCACCTGCTATACGGTCGCCGCCAATGGCCCCATTTTGCATCCGGGGATGGAAGCGCTTGTGGTGACGCCGATTTGCCCCTTGAGTCTTTCGAGTCGCCCCATTGTCTTGCCTGCACGCTCGTCAGTGAGCATTTGGCCGTTGGATGATCACAGCCTCAATACTAAACTGTGGATGGATGGCGTACTGGCCACCTCCATCTGGCCGGGACAGCGGGTACAGGTGACGATGGCCGATTGTCAGGCACGCTTTATCATCCTGCGGGATCACTACTCTTTCTATCAAACGCTACGGGAGAAGTTGGCTTGGGCAGGGGCACGCATTCCTTACCACAACAACCACCGCAATTAG
- a CDS encoding HD family phosphohydrolase, with protein sequence MIVSPLERAVLGSSAETLVDQLLEIGIALSASQSLEELLHLILTKSRQITASDAGTIFLVQGERAVLEFKAAQNDSVALPEQVQDTTVPLTPDSLVGYAALTGESLNIPDVYALAGNELYQFNRSFDEALRYRTCSVLVVPMQNVSGEVIGVLQLINRKRSPDTLLTPETTVALTQPYSPWEEHIVRSLASQAAVIIERNHLLESIEQLFEGFVTASVQAIEVRDPTTAGHSERVAALTVRLAEITHATSRGVFREVSFSDRQLQEIRYAALLHDFGKVGVPEAILNKQKKLYPEQLEVIRQRFALVRRTLEMETAQAKVNYLLCHPHTVHSPEQACHHCAFLRHFDEELRQQLVTLEAYWQLLEQANEPQILDQEPLARLQELTQFYYRGTDGELHPLITASELEQLLVRRGNLTQQERRLIEAHVTHTYQFLCRIPWTPHLKNVPIIAYGHHERLNGSGYPRGIGAAEIPLQTQMLAIADIYDALTAKDRPYKKSLPVDAALEILWQEAKEFKINPDLVELFEQQEVFRVLGHQR encoded by the coding sequence ATGATTGTCAGTCCCCTTGAACGAGCGGTGCTTGGATCGAGTGCCGAAACGCTGGTCGATCAGCTTCTGGAAATTGGCATTGCCCTTTCCGCGAGCCAATCCCTAGAGGAACTACTGCATCTCATTCTCACGAAAAGTCGCCAAATTACTGCTAGCGATGCCGGCACAATTTTTCTAGTTCAGGGCGAACGGGCAGTTCTGGAATTTAAGGCGGCTCAAAATGATAGTGTTGCTCTCCCTGAGCAGGTACAGGACACTACAGTCCCCCTCACCCCTGATAGCTTGGTGGGCTATGCCGCCCTCACGGGGGAATCCCTGAATATTCCCGATGTGTATGCCCTAGCGGGAAACGAGCTGTACCAATTCAATCGTTCTTTTGATGAAGCCCTGCGCTATCGAACCTGCTCGGTGCTGGTGGTACCAATGCAAAATGTCAGTGGTGAGGTGATTGGGGTGCTGCAGCTGATTAATCGCAAGCGATCGCCCGACACCCTGCTGACGCCAGAAACCACTGTGGCTCTCACCCAACCCTATAGCCCTTGGGAAGAACACATTGTGCGATCGCTGGCCAGTCAGGCCGCTGTGATTATTGAGCGCAACCATCTGCTGGAAAGTATTGAACAGCTCTTTGAGGGCTTTGTCACCGCCTCAGTACAAGCAATTGAGGTGCGGGATCCCACCACGGCGGGACATTCGGAACGGGTGGCAGCACTGACAGTACGCTTAGCGGAGATCACCCATGCAACCTCAAGGGGGGTCTTTCGGGAAGTCTCCTTTAGCGATCGCCAACTGCAAGAGATTCGCTATGCAGCGCTGCTCCATGATTTTGGCAAGGTGGGTGTGCCGGAGGCTATTCTCAACAAGCAAAAGAAACTCTACCCTGAACAATTGGAGGTGATTCGCCAACGGTTTGCCCTCGTGCGCCGCACCCTAGAAATGGAAACGGCTCAAGCCAAGGTGAACTATCTCCTGTGTCATCCCCACACGGTTCATAGCCCAGAACAGGCCTGTCACCACTGCGCCTTTTTGCGTCACTTCGATGAGGAACTCCGCCAACAACTGGTCACCCTCGAAGCCTATTGGCAGTTGCTCGAGCAGGCCAATGAGCCGCAAATTCTCGATCAAGAACCCCTTGCCCGCCTTCAGGAATTAACCCAGTTTTATTATCGCGGGACTGATGGCGAACTCCATCCCCTGATTACGGCCAGCGAACTGGAACAACTCTTGGTGCGGCGAGGGAATCTTACCCAACAGGAGCGGCGGCTCATTGAGGCCCACGTCACCCATACCTACCAGTTTCTCTGCCGCATTCCTTGGACACCCCACCTAAAAAATGTGCCGATCATTGCCTATGGTCACCATGAGCGATTGAATGGCAGTGGCTACCCGCGAGGTATTGGGGCGGCGGAGATTCCTTTGCAAACCCAGATGCTGGCGATCGCCGATATTTACGATGCCCTGACGGCCAAGGATCGCCCCTACAAAAAGAGCCTACCCGTGGATGCGGCCCTAGAGATTCTGTGGCAGGAGGCCAAGGAATTTAAGATTAATCCCGATCTCGTTGAACTCTTTGAGCAACAGGAGGTCTTTCGGGTGCTGGGGCACCAGCGCTAG
- a CDS encoding CPBP family intramembrane glutamic endopeptidase: MEESPLPDEPLSRTQVLVAMALTAILWLILARVWLLTPFSGGLLPLRWDGWAVVLGIVLCLGITGMGAILYRLWPAYRHASDTYLKLVLSPLLWPDLFWIGILPGLSEELLFRGVLLPSLGLNWAGIIGSSVCFGILHAGSRQQWPYALWATIVGGLFAYSAVAMNNLLLAIVAHTCTNWLAATLWKVSFLRSSPHQP, from the coding sequence ATGGAGGAGTCCCCCCTGCCCGATGAGCCTCTGAGTCGTACGCAGGTCTTAGTGGCCATGGCGTTGACAGCCATTCTGTGGCTGATTTTGGCGCGGGTGTGGTTATTGACCCCCTTTTCCGGGGGACTTCTGCCGCTGCGCTGGGATGGTTGGGCAGTGGTTTTAGGGATTGTCCTCTGCTTAGGAATTACGGGGATGGGGGCTATTTTGTATCGCCTCTGGCCCGCCTACCGCCATGCGTCGGATACCTACCTGAAACTGGTACTTTCACCGCTGCTGTGGCCTGATTTATTTTGGATTGGCATTCTGCCCGGCCTCAGTGAAGAGCTGCTCTTTCGCGGGGTGCTCCTACCAAGCTTGGGTCTCAACTGGGCAGGGATCATCGGTAGCTCGGTGTGCTTTGGTATTTTGCACGCTGGATCGCGGCAGCAGTGGCCCTATGCCCTGTGGGCAACCATTGTGGGCGGGCTGTTTGCCTATAGTGCCGTCGCAATGAATAATTTACTCCTAGCGATCGTCGCCCATACCTGTACTAATTGGCTGGCGGCTACGCTTTGGAAAGTCTCCTTTTTGCGATCGTCTCCCCATCAACCCTAG
- a CDS encoding 2Fe-2S iron-sulfur cluster-binding protein — MTQTFRVEILHQGQTYTFEASADKPILRSATAAGIDLPSSCNAGVCTTCAAQIQEGTVDHGDAMGLSPELREKGYVLLCVARPCSDLKLISEKEEEVYNFQFGQFQKA; from the coding sequence ATGACCCAAACCTTTCGTGTTGAGATCCTGCACCAAGGACAAACCTACACGTTTGAAGCCAGTGCCGATAAACCCATCCTGCGATCGGCCACCGCTGCCGGCATTGATCTCCCCAGTTCCTGTAATGCCGGGGTGTGCACTACCTGTGCCGCCCAAATTCAAGAGGGCACCGTTGATCACGGCGATGCCATGGGGCTGAGTCCCGAACTGCGGGAAAAAGGTTATGTGCTCCTCTGTGTGGCTCGCCCCTGTTCAGATCTCAAACTCATCTCTGAAAAAGAGGAAGAGGTCTATAACTTCCAATTTGGTCAATTCCAGAAAGCGTAG
- a CDS encoding thioesterase family protein, protein MNTTPLRDYERTVHFADTDAAGVVYFANLLRFCHEAYEDVLAQLGVDLRQFFSNNGLIVPITEAQVRFLKPLYCGDRLRVTIDPQRLDHSRFQLTYTLYNAGGDRVAIAQTQHICLQERQRVAIPEPLSRWLKSAPEETSDRED, encoded by the coding sequence ATGAATACAACACCCCTTCGCGACTATGAGCGCACGGTTCATTTTGCTGACACGGATGCCGCTGGGGTAGTTTACTTTGCTAATCTGCTGCGGTTTTGCCATGAGGCCTATGAGGATGTCCTTGCCCAGTTGGGGGTGGATCTGCGGCAATTTTTTAGCAACAATGGCTTGATTGTGCCGATTACGGAGGCGCAGGTGCGCTTTTTGAAGCCCCTCTACTGTGGCGATCGCCTGCGGGTGACCATTGACCCCCAAAGACTGGATCACAGCCGTTTTCAACTCACCTATACCCTCTACAATGCGGGGGGCGATCGGGTGGCCATTGCCCAGACGCAACACATTTGCCTGCAAGAACGCCAACGGGTCGCCATCCCTGAACCTTTGAGCCGCTGGCTAAAGTCCGCACCAGAGGAAACCAGCGATCGCGAGGATTAG